From one Alicyclobacillus acidocaldarius subsp. acidocaldarius Tc-4-1 genomic stretch:
- the purE gene encoding 5-(carboxyamino)imidazole ribonucleotide mutase — protein sequence MTQPRVGVIMGSQSDWETMRHACAVLDELGIPHERKVVSAHRTPDFMFEYAASARERGIQVIIAGAGGAAHLPGMVASKTTLPVIGVPVQTSALGGLDSLLSIVQMPGGVPVATMAIGRAGAINAGLMAARILAVTDAEIAARLEARRQSIRDQVLQGGDPGAEATETR from the coding sequence ATGACACAGCCGCGCGTAGGCGTGATCATGGGCAGCCAGAGCGACTGGGAGACGATGCGCCACGCGTGCGCCGTGTTGGACGAGCTCGGGATTCCGCACGAGCGCAAGGTGGTCTCGGCGCACAGGACGCCGGATTTCATGTTCGAGTATGCGGCTTCCGCGCGAGAGCGCGGCATTCAGGTCATCATCGCCGGAGCGGGCGGCGCCGCTCACTTGCCCGGCATGGTGGCGTCCAAGACGACGTTGCCCGTCATCGGCGTGCCTGTGCAGACGTCGGCGCTCGGCGGCCTCGACTCTCTCCTGTCCATCGTGCAGATGCCCGGTGGCGTGCCGGTGGCCACCATGGCCATCGGCCGCGCAGGGGCCATCAACGCGGGGCTCATGGCGGCGCGCATTCTCGCGGTGACGGATGCCGAGATCGCCGCTCGATTGGAAGCGCGGCGGCAGTCCATCCGAGATCAGGTGCTTCAGGGGGGCGATCCGGGTGCCGAAGCGACCGAAACCCGCTGA
- a CDS encoding class I fructose-bisphosphate aldolase — protein MIEKIREYLGAEADYLLNHECKTIPKERLTPPSPTMVDDVFLYSNRNNQVLRSLQWLLSSGRLAGTGYVSILPVDQGIEHSAGASFAKNPDYFDPENIVKLAIEGGCNAVASTLGVLGLTSRKYAHKIPYIVKLNHNELLTYPNKYDQIMFASVKQAWNLGAAGVGATIYFGSPESTRQIQEVSEAFQLAHELGMFTVLWCYLRNPAFVKDGVDYHTAADLTGQANHLGVTIEADIVKQKLPEVNGGYQALNMGQSSYGKIDKRVYTELTSDHPIDLARYQVANGYMGKIGLISSGGASGENDFAEAVRTAVINKRAGGMGLISGRKAFQRPMAEGVKLLNLIQDVYLCKDVTLA, from the coding sequence GTGATTGAAAAAATTCGCGAGTATCTGGGCGCTGAAGCGGACTATCTGTTGAATCACGAGTGCAAGACGATTCCGAAGGAGCGGCTGACGCCGCCGTCGCCGACCATGGTGGACGACGTGTTCCTGTATTCGAACCGCAACAATCAGGTTCTTCGTTCCTTGCAGTGGCTATTGTCCTCCGGGCGGCTCGCCGGCACGGGCTACGTGTCCATTCTGCCGGTGGATCAGGGCATCGAACATTCGGCGGGCGCCTCGTTTGCCAAGAATCCGGACTACTTCGATCCGGAAAACATCGTCAAGCTCGCCATTGAGGGCGGTTGTAACGCCGTGGCATCCACGCTCGGCGTGCTGGGCTTGACCAGCCGCAAATACGCCCATAAAATTCCTTATATTGTTAAACTCAATCACAACGAGCTGCTGACCTATCCGAACAAGTACGATCAGATCATGTTTGCGTCGGTCAAGCAGGCGTGGAATCTCGGCGCCGCGGGCGTGGGGGCCACCATTTACTTCGGCTCGCCCGAGTCGACGCGCCAGATCCAGGAGGTCAGCGAGGCGTTCCAGCTGGCGCACGAGCTGGGCATGTTCACGGTGCTCTGGTGTTATCTCCGCAATCCCGCGTTTGTCAAAGACGGCGTCGATTATCACACGGCGGCTGACCTGACGGGCCAGGCCAACCACCTGGGCGTGACCATCGAAGCGGACATTGTGAAGCAGAAGCTTCCCGAGGTGAACGGCGGCTATCAGGCGCTGAATATGGGCCAGTCGAGCTACGGCAAGATCGACAAGCGCGTGTACACGGAACTCACGAGCGACCATCCCATCGATCTCGCGCGCTATCAGGTGGCGAACGGCTACATGGGCAAGATTGGCCTCATCAGCTCCGGCGGCGCCTCGGGGGAAAACGACTTCGCCGAGGCCGTGCGCACGGCCGTCATCAACAAGCGCGCGGGCGGCATGGGGCTCATTTCCGGACGCAAGGCGTTCCAGCGCCCGATGGCGGAAGGCGTGAAGCTGCTGAATCTCATTCAGGACGTGTATCTGTGCAAGGACGTCACCCTTGCCTGA
- the pfkA gene encoding 6-phosphofructokinase yields MQKIGVLTSGGDAPGMNAAIRAVVRTAIYHGLEVVGIRRGYAGLLDGDFRPMPIESVGDIIQRGGTCLFTARCKEFMTEEGQRRGYERLVEAGIEGLVVLGGDGSFRGAKRLSELGIPTVGVPCTIDNDIGACDANIGFDTAVQTVIQAIDKIRDTATSHERTYVIEVMGRHAGHIALAAGLAGGAESVLIPEVPFNLEDVVAKLQRGVARGKKHSIIVVAEGAARAVDVGHYIEEKTGFDTRVTVLGHVQRGGAPSASDRVLASRLGAFAVELLLKGETAVMAATQNGALVAVPFDEVFASVRQPAQELCELAEILSN; encoded by the coding sequence ATTCAAAAGATAGGCGTTTTGACGAGCGGGGGCGACGCGCCTGGCATGAACGCGGCCATCCGCGCCGTGGTCCGCACGGCCATCTACCACGGCTTGGAGGTCGTCGGCATTCGCAGGGGATACGCGGGCTTGTTGGACGGAGATTTTCGTCCGATGCCTATCGAATCCGTCGGCGACATCATTCAGCGCGGCGGAACCTGCCTGTTTACGGCGCGTTGCAAGGAGTTCATGACCGAGGAAGGGCAGCGACGCGGATATGAGCGGCTCGTCGAGGCCGGGATCGAAGGTCTCGTCGTTCTCGGGGGAGACGGATCGTTTCGAGGCGCCAAGCGTCTGAGCGAATTGGGCATTCCGACGGTCGGCGTGCCCTGCACCATCGACAACGACATCGGCGCGTGCGACGCGAACATCGGCTTCGACACAGCGGTGCAGACGGTCATTCAGGCCATCGATAAAATTCGCGACACGGCCACGTCGCACGAGCGGACGTACGTCATCGAGGTCATGGGCCGGCACGCCGGGCATATCGCGCTGGCGGCTGGGCTCGCGGGCGGCGCCGAGAGCGTGCTGATCCCCGAGGTTCCATTCAACCTCGAGGATGTGGTGGCGAAGCTGCAGCGCGGTGTGGCCCGGGGCAAGAAACACTCCATTATCGTGGTCGCGGAAGGCGCGGCGCGCGCCGTGGACGTCGGCCATTATATCGAGGAGAAGACCGGGTTCGACACGCGCGTGACTGTGCTCGGGCACGTGCAGCGGGGCGGCGCGCCGTCCGCGTCGGATCGCGTCCTTGCGAGCCGCTTGGGCGCTTTCGCAGTCGAACTCCTCCTCAAAGGCGAGACCGCGGTCATGGCCGCCACGCAGAACGGGGCGCTCGTGGCGGTGCCGTTTGACGAGGTGTTCGCGTCCGTGCGCCAGCCTGCGCAGGAACTTTGCGAGCTGGCCGAGATTCTATCCAACTAA
- the pheT gene encoding phenylalanine--tRNA ligase subunit beta has translation MRASYKWLAEYLDLAGLSPADLADRLTSAGLAVDAVDPLNHGVEGVVIGKILDVRPHPQADRLKVCQVDVGGPQLEIVCGAPNAAPGLVVPVALPGAKLPGGVEIRIAEFRGVRSHGMLCSADELGIETRYLPKRDAEGLFVLPADLPLGADVIPHLHLDDVVLDLDLTPNRSDCLSIRGLVHELSAILRRPHRFPASVAAPEADGESPLQVRLETPRCPRYEAQLLDGADIRETPLWMKMRLLAMGVRSIDLVVDVTNYVMLEWGQPLHAFDADAIAHGTIVVRQARDGERLVTLDGQERVLTSDMIVIADPEKAIGLAGVMGGENSEIGPSTRRIALESACFDGASIRRTGQALSLRSEAQQRFEKGVDPAAVSSALHRATELLVELAGSHPVGAPRRVKAQTDVLKPTIISFSPHLCAQFLGVDVPEQEMRACFEALGFGVAEGENEWRVEVPSRRPDVQMPADLYEEVARLYGYDHIPATSMRLPVEAPESSGHLMLVRKVRRALVDWGLCEVRTYALTSPEAEAPVSPSGAPVSLLRPMSDDRRTLRRHLLPSLAEVARHNLAHQVPGGAIFEVGKVFLAASWPQEVLPEERAVLGMLWFGETEGDPFERPRRYDFYDAKGACDALLARLGIQAAYRVSQHGYLHPGRQASIEVNGEPVGLVGELHPDVGEAYEVERAVYAEFDLGRLFSLASSDVRVLPIPRHPASRRDLAVVVPRELESQALIDAAWRALRERGDLRLVRVFDVYTGAGVPEGYKSLAIALWFQRDERTLTDAEIDEAVEAVLRAWEDAFGAKLRA, from the coding sequence GTGAGAGCATCGTACAAGTGGCTGGCCGAATATCTCGATCTCGCGGGCCTATCGCCAGCTGACCTCGCGGATCGCCTGACGAGCGCGGGCCTGGCTGTGGACGCGGTCGATCCCTTGAATCACGGCGTGGAGGGCGTCGTGATCGGCAAGATCCTCGATGTGCGGCCGCATCCCCAGGCGGATCGGCTCAAGGTCTGTCAGGTGGACGTGGGCGGTCCACAACTCGAAATTGTCTGCGGGGCGCCCAATGCCGCGCCGGGGCTCGTGGTGCCGGTGGCACTGCCCGGGGCGAAGCTGCCGGGCGGCGTGGAGATCCGGATTGCCGAGTTTCGCGGCGTTAGGTCGCACGGCATGCTGTGTTCGGCGGACGAGCTCGGCATCGAGACGCGGTACCTGCCGAAGCGAGATGCAGAGGGGCTCTTCGTCCTGCCCGCGGACCTGCCGCTCGGCGCAGACGTTATCCCGCATCTTCACCTGGACGACGTGGTGCTGGATCTCGACCTCACGCCCAACCGGAGCGATTGCCTGTCCATCCGGGGCCTGGTGCACGAGCTTTCCGCCATCCTGCGGCGGCCGCATCGGTTCCCCGCATCGGTTGCGGCGCCGGAGGCTGACGGCGAATCTCCGCTCCAAGTGCGCCTTGAGACGCCCCGGTGCCCCCGCTACGAGGCTCAACTTCTCGACGGCGCCGATATCCGGGAGACGCCGCTTTGGATGAAGATGCGGCTGTTGGCCATGGGCGTCCGCTCCATCGATCTCGTCGTCGATGTGACGAACTACGTAATGCTGGAATGGGGCCAGCCTCTGCACGCCTTTGATGCTGACGCCATTGCGCACGGGACCATCGTCGTTCGGCAGGCCCGGGACGGCGAACGGCTCGTGACGCTCGACGGCCAGGAGCGGGTGTTGACGTCGGATATGATCGTGATTGCCGATCCGGAGAAGGCCATTGGGCTCGCGGGCGTGATGGGCGGCGAAAATAGTGAAATCGGCCCCTCGACGCGGCGAATTGCGCTCGAATCCGCCTGTTTTGACGGCGCCTCCATCCGGAGAACGGGCCAGGCCCTCTCGCTTCGCTCGGAGGCGCAGCAGCGCTTTGAAAAGGGTGTCGATCCGGCAGCCGTCTCGAGCGCATTGCACCGGGCGACCGAGCTTCTCGTTGAACTGGCGGGATCGCACCCCGTCGGCGCGCCGCGCCGCGTCAAGGCGCAAACCGACGTGCTGAAGCCGACCATCATCTCCTTCTCCCCGCATCTGTGCGCTCAGTTCCTCGGCGTGGATGTGCCCGAGCAAGAGATGCGCGCGTGCTTCGAGGCCCTCGGCTTTGGCGTTGCGGAAGGAGAAAACGAGTGGCGCGTGGAGGTGCCGTCGCGGCGCCCGGACGTGCAGATGCCGGCCGATTTGTACGAGGAAGTGGCTCGGCTCTACGGGTACGACCATATCCCCGCCACGTCCATGCGACTGCCGGTGGAAGCGCCAGAGTCGTCCGGCCACCTCATGCTCGTGCGCAAGGTGAGGCGTGCGCTCGTCGACTGGGGGCTTTGCGAGGTGCGGACGTACGCGCTCACATCGCCCGAGGCCGAAGCACCAGTCTCGCCGAGCGGCGCCCCGGTATCCCTCCTGCGGCCCATGTCCGACGATCGCCGCACCTTGCGCCGTCACCTGTTGCCAAGCCTCGCGGAGGTGGCGCGGCACAATCTGGCGCATCAAGTTCCGGGTGGCGCCATCTTTGAGGTCGGGAAGGTGTTCCTGGCGGCCTCCTGGCCCCAGGAGGTGTTGCCGGAAGAGCGCGCTGTCCTCGGCATGCTGTGGTTCGGCGAGACGGAAGGCGATCCCTTCGAGCGCCCGCGCCGCTACGACTTCTACGACGCCAAGGGCGCCTGCGACGCACTTCTGGCGCGCCTTGGGATTCAGGCCGCGTATCGGGTCAGTCAGCATGGGTATCTCCATCCAGGCCGTCAGGCGTCCATCGAAGTGAACGGCGAGCCCGTCGGGCTCGTCGGGGAACTGCATCCCGACGTCGGCGAAGCCTACGAAGTCGAGCGCGCTGTGTACGCGGAGTTTGATCTTGGCCGCCTGTTCTCGCTCGCCTCTTCGGACGTGCGTGTGCTGCCCATCCCGCGCCATCCTGCAAGCCGCCGAGACCTCGCCGTCGTGGTGCCGCGGGAACTCGAGTCGCAGGCACTGATCGATGCGGCGTGGCGGGCGCTTCGCGAGCGCGGCGATCTGCGGCTGGTCCGCGTGTTCGACGTGTACACGGGTGCGGGCGTGCCGGAAGGGTACAAAAGCCTGGCCATCGCGCTCTGGTTCCAGCGCGATGAGCGCACATTGACGGACGCCGAGATCGACGAAGCGGTGGAGGCGGTGCTCCGAGCTTGGGAGGACGCTTTCGGCGCGAAGCTTCGCGCCTAA
- the ppc gene encoding phosphoenolpyruvate carboxylase: MANDAPLHRDIRVLGDLLGEVLVEQCGRRVFDHVESIRLAAKAFRADPSPETRAALQAAVSAVEPEHRNDVIHAFSVYFQLVNLAEQNHRLRRHRDYDRSQQVLRGSFREAMRTLAHRGMTADDIEALLQEVGIELVLTAHPTEALRRTVLDKHTKIAAFLEEMDDPRKTPRELDVLRERIRTEIVALWQTRSVRKQRITVLDEVRNGLYFLDQILFDVLPRVHQKLEQAVEEQFGRQLLELPPLIRFGSWMGGDRDGNPNVTSDITWQTLVLHCDLALNKYEQKLRELGRDLSVSVDRAGADEDLLASLGHENDEPYRALINRMLERLSNTRKRLHGERVDGPDYASPDEMMEDVERMARSLAHHRGQRMVDAWLRPFLLQLRIFGFHMVTLDIRQHSGVHEQAVAELLQTAGLVDDYASLGEEERVRILSECLASPRPIRNPYHVYSDLTTEALAVFDCVRRGHETFGPRCVQDYLISMTQGASDLLEVLLLAKESGLFGWPDGPKAPPKSDLNVVPLFETIEDLESAAGIMRSLFENPVYRRHLEMRGWQQEIMLGYSDSNKDGGYLTANWSLYMAQKHLIRLAEAYGVRIKFFHGRGGALGRGGGPVEQSILAQPTEALRGHVKITEQGEVISQRYGHPGIAERSLESSAAAVLVGATREDTEEWAERHPRWFQLLDRASEISFRAYRKLVFEHPVFLEYFHRATPIDEIGRMNIGSRPSRRSQSARIEDLRAIPWVFSWTQSRHLLPAWYGFGSAMEAVMREDPHALDDLRRMYEVWPFFRTLVDNLQMALAKADMLVAREYAQLAGAAGEAIFPLVEEEYARTERAVLDITGYRQLLDNRPVIRDSISLRNPYVDPLSFFQVRLLAELRRDDLSPEEREAELADALQTINGIAAGLRNTG; encoded by the coding sequence TTGGCGAACGACGCACCCTTGCACCGGGACATACGCGTCCTCGGGGATTTGTTGGGAGAAGTGCTGGTCGAGCAGTGTGGCCGGCGCGTCTTCGATCACGTCGAATCCATTCGCCTCGCGGCCAAGGCCTTTCGCGCCGACCCGTCGCCCGAAACGCGCGCGGCGCTGCAGGCGGCCGTGTCCGCCGTCGAGCCCGAGCACCGGAATGACGTGATTCACGCGTTTTCGGTCTACTTTCAGCTGGTCAACCTGGCGGAACAGAATCACAGACTCCGGCGGCACCGCGACTACGACCGCTCGCAACAGGTGTTGCGCGGTTCCTTTCGCGAAGCCATGCGCACGCTAGCTCATCGCGGCATGACCGCCGACGACATCGAGGCGCTGCTTCAGGAAGTCGGGATTGAGCTCGTGCTCACCGCGCACCCCACGGAGGCGCTGCGCCGCACGGTACTCGACAAACACACGAAGATCGCCGCATTCCTCGAGGAAATGGACGATCCGCGCAAGACGCCGAGAGAGCTCGACGTGCTCCGCGAACGAATTCGCACGGAGATTGTCGCGTTGTGGCAGACGCGATCCGTCCGTAAGCAGCGCATCACCGTCCTGGATGAGGTCCGAAACGGGCTCTACTTTCTGGACCAGATCCTGTTTGACGTTCTTCCTCGCGTCCATCAGAAGCTCGAACAGGCGGTCGAGGAACAATTCGGCCGTCAGTTGCTCGAATTGCCGCCGTTGATTCGCTTCGGTTCGTGGATGGGGGGCGATCGCGACGGCAATCCCAACGTCACGTCCGACATCACCTGGCAGACCCTCGTCCTCCATTGCGATCTCGCCCTCAACAAATATGAGCAAAAGTTGCGAGAACTCGGGCGCGATCTTAGCGTGTCCGTGGACCGGGCGGGCGCGGACGAGGATCTCCTGGCTTCCCTGGGACACGAAAACGACGAGCCATACCGCGCGCTCATCAACCGGATGTTGGAACGACTTTCCAACACGCGGAAGCGACTGCACGGGGAACGGGTGGACGGTCCCGATTACGCGTCCCCCGACGAAATGATGGAGGACGTGGAGCGGATGGCGAGATCGCTCGCGCATCACCGGGGCCAGCGCATGGTGGATGCCTGGTTGCGCCCGTTCTTGCTGCAGCTTCGCATCTTCGGTTTTCACATGGTGACGCTCGACATTCGCCAACACTCCGGCGTCCATGAGCAGGCGGTGGCGGAGCTCTTGCAGACGGCGGGCCTCGTGGACGACTACGCGTCACTCGGCGAGGAAGAGCGCGTGCGCATCCTGTCTGAATGCCTCGCGTCGCCGCGCCCCATTCGCAATCCGTATCACGTGTACTCCGACCTCACTACGGAGGCGCTCGCGGTTTTCGATTGCGTGCGGCGAGGGCACGAGACCTTCGGGCCTCGCTGCGTGCAGGACTATCTCATCTCCATGACGCAAGGCGCGAGCGATTTGCTCGAGGTGTTACTCTTGGCGAAGGAGTCCGGTTTGTTCGGCTGGCCGGACGGGCCGAAGGCGCCGCCTAAGAGCGACCTCAACGTCGTGCCGCTGTTTGAGACCATCGAAGACCTGGAGTCGGCGGCGGGCATCATGCGGTCGCTCTTTGAAAACCCCGTGTATCGGCGGCACCTGGAGATGCGCGGTTGGCAGCAGGAGATCATGCTCGGGTATTCCGACAGCAACAAGGACGGCGGGTATCTCACCGCCAACTGGTCGCTGTACATGGCCCAGAAGCACCTCATTCGCCTGGCGGAAGCGTACGGCGTGCGCATCAAGTTCTTCCACGGCCGGGGCGGCGCGCTGGGGCGAGGGGGCGGCCCCGTGGAACAGAGCATCCTCGCCCAGCCCACGGAGGCGCTTCGAGGCCACGTGAAGATCACGGAGCAGGGCGAGGTCATCTCGCAGCGGTATGGGCATCCCGGCATCGCCGAGCGCTCGCTCGAGTCGTCGGCGGCGGCCGTGCTGGTGGGCGCGACGCGAGAGGACACGGAGGAGTGGGCGGAGCGCCACCCGAGGTGGTTTCAGCTTTTGGACCGAGCGTCGGAAATCAGCTTTCGCGCCTATCGGAAGCTGGTGTTCGAGCATCCCGTATTTCTCGAGTACTTCCATCGCGCGACGCCCATTGACGAGATTGGCAGGATGAACATTGGATCGAGGCCGTCGCGGCGCTCGCAGTCGGCGCGCATCGAGGACCTCCGGGCCATCCCATGGGTCTTCTCGTGGACGCAGAGCCGCCATCTGCTGCCCGCGTGGTACGGCTTCGGGAGCGCGATGGAGGCCGTGATGCGGGAAGATCCCCACGCGCTCGACGATCTGCGGCGCATGTACGAGGTGTGGCCGTTCTTTCGCACGCTGGTCGATAATCTGCAGATGGCGCTTGCGAAGGCGGACATGCTCGTGGCACGGGAATATGCGCAGTTGGCTGGGGCGGCAGGAGAGGCCATTTTCCCGCTGGTTGAAGAGGAGTACGCGCGGACGGAGCGAGCCGTACTCGATATCACGGGCTACCGGCAGCTTCTCGACAACAGGCCGGTGATCCGGGACTCGATTTCGCTTCGCAATCCGTACGTCGATCCCCTGTCATTTTTCCAGGTGCGCCTCTTGGCCGAGCTGCGCAGGGATGACCTTTCGCCCGAAGAGCGAGAGGCGGAACTGGCCGATGCGCTCCAGACCATTAACGGCATCGCCGCGGGACTGCGGAATACCGGCTGA
- the purK gene encoding 5-(carboxyamino)imidazole ribonucleotide synthase — MPKRPKPADAVLPPATIGILGGGQLGRMIALAGRHMGYRFRVLDPTLDAPAAQVADGQVVAAFDDVDAARRLASQCHLVTYEFENVSAAVAAALAETCDVPQGSELLAICQHRVREKSTLAQHGLPVTPFAPISSMGDLDGAFEQFGGRMVVKTCRGGYDGKGQWMVRSREDLERYAQDWAQAIDHHRAAGFDDQPLIAEAYVPFEGELSVIVARNRRGEVRAFPPAENIHKRHILHMSIVPARYPKDVIARAEDVARQVAEALGVVGLIAVEMFVAQGGEILINELAPRPHNSGHYTLDACATSQFEQHVRAICNLPLGDVTLYSPVVMVNVLGQHVEPLLARMSDLPSCVKVHLYGKAEAKRDRKMGHVNIVVDEVARALQWVELSGVWADV; from the coding sequence GTGCCGAAGCGACCGAAACCCGCTGACGCCGTCCTGCCGCCTGCCACCATCGGCATTCTCGGGGGTGGCCAGTTGGGCCGGATGATCGCCCTCGCCGGTCGGCACATGGGGTACCGGTTTCGCGTGCTGGATCCGACGTTGGATGCGCCCGCGGCCCAGGTCGCGGACGGTCAGGTCGTCGCGGCCTTCGACGACGTGGACGCCGCGCGGAGGCTCGCATCGCAGTGCCATCTCGTCACGTACGAGTTTGAAAACGTGAGCGCCGCAGTCGCCGCCGCGCTGGCGGAGACCTGCGACGTGCCGCAGGGCAGCGAGCTGTTGGCGATTTGTCAGCACCGCGTGCGAGAAAAATCGACCCTTGCGCAGCACGGCCTTCCGGTCACGCCCTTTGCGCCCATTTCTTCCATGGGCGATCTCGACGGGGCGTTCGAGCAATTCGGCGGGCGGATGGTGGTCAAAACGTGTCGGGGCGGGTATGACGGCAAGGGCCAGTGGATGGTCCGGTCGCGAGAAGACCTGGAGAGGTACGCGCAGGACTGGGCTCAGGCCATCGACCACCACCGAGCCGCGGGTTTTGACGACCAGCCGCTGATCGCGGAGGCGTATGTGCCGTTCGAGGGCGAGCTGTCCGTCATTGTTGCGCGCAACCGGCGCGGCGAGGTTCGGGCCTTTCCGCCGGCCGAGAACATTCACAAGCGGCATATCCTGCACATGTCCATCGTTCCGGCCCGGTATCCGAAGGACGTGATCGCGCGCGCGGAAGACGTCGCTCGGCAGGTGGCGGAGGCGCTCGGCGTCGTTGGCCTGATTGCAGTGGAGATGTTCGTGGCTCAGGGCGGGGAGATCCTGATCAACGAACTCGCGCCTCGCCCGCACAACTCGGGTCACTACACGCTCGATGCGTGCGCGACGAGTCAGTTTGAGCAGCATGTGCGCGCGATATGTAACCTCCCGCTCGGAGACGTGACCCTGTATTCGCCGGTGGTGATGGTCAACGTCCTCGGCCAACATGTGGAACCTCTGCTCGCGCGGATGAGCGACCTTCCGTCCTGTGTGAAGGTGCATCTGTACGGCAAGGCGGAGGCGAAGCGGGATCGGAAAATGGGCCACGTGAATATCGTGGTGGATGAGGTGGCGCGGGCGCTTCAGTGGGTCGAGTTGTCCGGCGTGTGGGCCGACGTGTGA
- the pheS gene encoding phenylalanine--tRNA ligase subunit alpha, with amino-acid sequence MASLALASDSKALSDWRVEVLGKKSALGQMSKAMGSLAPEERRALGEALNRVRQELEQAWRARQAEVEAKEKALRLERERIDVTLPGRVVPLGAMHPISRVIEEIEDIFTSLGFSVVEGPEVETDHYNFELLNIPKDHPARDMQDTFYLTEEWLLRTHTSPMQVRTMERMRGRTPIRVIVPGRVYRRDEDDATHSHQFTQIEGLVVDEGIRMSDLKGTLEAFAKALFGPSQRVRLRPSYFPFTEPSCEVDLVCISCGGEGCRMCKGTGWIEILGAGMVHPRVLDMSGYDSARYTGFAFGLGAERIAMLRYGISDIRMLYQNDLRFLRQFRHA; translated from the coding sequence ATGGCGTCTCTGGCGCTGGCTTCGGACTCGAAAGCGCTGAGCGACTGGCGGGTGGAGGTCCTTGGCAAGAAGAGCGCGCTTGGCCAGATGTCGAAAGCGATGGGGAGCCTTGCGCCCGAGGAACGGCGCGCGCTCGGTGAAGCACTGAATCGCGTGCGGCAGGAGCTCGAACAGGCGTGGCGCGCCCGGCAGGCCGAAGTGGAAGCCAAGGAGAAGGCCCTGCGGCTCGAGCGCGAACGGATCGACGTCACCCTGCCGGGGCGAGTCGTGCCGCTCGGCGCGATGCACCCCATTTCCCGCGTGATCGAGGAGATCGAGGACATCTTCACGAGCCTCGGATTCTCCGTCGTCGAGGGTCCCGAGGTCGAGACCGACCACTACAACTTTGAACTGCTCAACATTCCGAAAGATCACCCGGCGCGCGACATGCAGGACACGTTTTATCTGACGGAGGAATGGCTGCTTCGGACGCACACGTCTCCCATGCAAGTTCGGACCATGGAACGCATGCGGGGGCGGACGCCCATTCGCGTCATCGTGCCGGGCCGCGTCTATCGCCGCGACGAGGACGATGCGACGCATTCGCACCAGTTCACGCAGATCGAGGGGCTCGTCGTGGACGAGGGCATCCGCATGTCGGATCTGAAGGGCACACTCGAGGCGTTCGCCAAAGCGCTGTTTGGCCCGTCCCAGCGCGTTCGCCTGCGCCCGAGCTACTTTCCGTTCACGGAACCAAGCTGCGAGGTCGATCTCGTCTGCATCTCGTGTGGAGGCGAAGGATGCCGGATGTGCAAGGGGACCGGGTGGATTGAAATTCTCGGCGCGGGCATGGTGCACCCGCGCGTGCTCGACATGTCGGGGTACGACAGCGCGCGCTACACCGGTTTCGCCTTTGGCCTCGGCGCCGAGCGCATCGCCATGCTGCGGTACGGCATTTCCGACATCCGCATGCTGTACCAGAACGACCTGCGTTTCTTACGACAGTTCCGTCACGCCTGA